The following are encoded together in the Arcticibacterium luteifluviistationis genome:
- a CDS encoding QcrA and Rieske domain-containing protein: MEKLVSTPKKKNTLERKEFMKQVGIGFGGILLMNCLQACSDSEIPDPMPGGSGDKVDITLDLNLTANNSLNTLGGFVVSGGVIVARTLDDNFIAVSSACTHQGTTINYRAAEKDFLCPLHLSEFSETGAVEKGPATSPLTRYNVTSDETANTVRIFE; this comes from the coding sequence ATGGAAAAACTTGTATCAACACCAAAGAAAAAGAACACCTTAGAGCGTAAGGAATTTATGAAACAAGTAGGAATTGGCTTCGGCGGAATTTTACTAATGAACTGCCTTCAAGCTTGTTCTGACTCTGAAATACCTGACCCAATGCCAGGTGGAAGTGGAGATAAAGTAGATATAACGCTCGACCTTAATTTAACAGCTAATAACAGCCTTAATACGCTTGGTGGTTTTGTGGTTAGCGGTGGTGTAATAGTGGCTAGAACATTAGACGATAATTTCATTGCGGTTTCTTCTGCCTGTACACACCAAGGAACTACCATTAATTATCGAGCAGCAGAAAAAGACTTCCTTTGCCCTCTTCACCTTTCAGAGTTTTCTGAAACTGGTGCGGTAGAAAAGGGACCAGCCACAAGTCCCTTGACTAGATACAATGTCACTTCTGATGAAACGGCAAACACTGTCCGTATTTTCGAATAG
- a CDS encoding helix-turn-helix transcriptional regulator: MASVFAKNLRFLREEIDISQTDMGDRLGLTRASIDAYEDGRAMPPYQKLKRIADHFNLSVETMTEDELWGSPLEKEIERLKQIEEEEEDEKDIILREEGSDATLEEQLHSLNISLTDSGESKQGLPLIPLVELKHFAKYLNSSWASLEPQLKKVSFDLPKDGNYRAFETGQDFPFPKSVLFVSPIENFSAVEDGDRYVVVSKSHGILYRTVFSQIGRKGTVILSAEVGDIDTIEIPVSEIKELWAVKGFFSKTLPQPTKDLSTINDLVEKLQAELKRLG; encoded by the coding sequence ATGGCGTCGGTTTTTGCTAAAAATTTAAGGTTTCTAAGAGAGGAAATAGACATTTCTCAAACAGACATGGGTGACAGACTTGGTCTTACCAGGGCGTCTATAGATGCCTATGAAGATGGCAGAGCCATGCCGCCTTACCAGAAACTGAAAAGAATAGCCGACCATTTTAATCTTTCTGTAGAGACTATGACAGAAGATGAGCTTTGGGGCAGCCCGCTGGAAAAAGAAATAGAGCGGTTAAAGCAAATTGAAGAAGAGGAGGAAGACGAGAAGGATATAATTTTAAGAGAAGAGGGGAGTGACGCTACGCTGGAAGAACAATTACATTCGCTAAATATTAGTTTGACAGACAGTGGTGAAAGTAAACAAGGTTTGCCCTTAATTCCACTAGTGGAATTAAAACATTTCGCCAAATATCTAAATAGCTCTTGGGCTTCTTTAGAGCCACAGCTAAAAAAAGTATCCTTTGACTTACCTAAAGATGGAAATTATAGGGCTTTTGAAACTGGTCAAGACTTCCCTTTTCCTAAAAGTGTATTGTTTGTGTCACCCATTGAGAACTTTAGTGCTGTAGAAGATGGTGATAGGTATGTGGTCGTATCTAAATCTCACGGAATTCTTTACAGAACCGTTTTTAGTCAAATAGGTAGAAAAGGTACCGTAATTTTAAGTGCGGAAGTAGGAGACATAGATACCATAGAAATCCCAGTTTCTGAAATTAAGGAACTGTGGGCGGTGAAAGGTTTCTTTTCAAAAACATTACCACAGCCCACTAAAGACCTGAGTACAATAAATGATTTGGTAGAAAAACTACAGGCGGAATTAAAGCGATTAGGTTAA
- a CDS encoding MarC family protein, producing MPFDFKEILSVTLILFSIIDILGSIPIILNIRKKSGGIEAERATIISGVLMFGYLYLGTKILALFGVDVSSFAVAGAIILLLMGFEMILGREIFKHNPTTGARSSSVVPLAFPMIAGAGTMTSLLSLKAAYHVENIIVGILINLVLVYIVLKSSSWLERKISPASIEVLQKVFGLILLAIAIKLIKANLLL from the coding sequence ATGCCATTTGATTTTAAAGAAATTCTATCTGTAACGTTAATTCTGTTTTCCATCATTGATATTTTAGGATCTATACCTATTATATTAAATATAAGAAAAAAGTCTGGCGGTATTGAAGCAGAAAGAGCCACTATTATCTCTGGGGTTTTAATGTTTGGTTACTTATATCTTGGAACAAAAATCTTAGCCTTATTTGGTGTAGACGTTAGTTCTTTTGCGGTCGCAGGTGCTATTATCCTCCTTTTAATGGGCTTTGAAATGATATTAGGAAGAGAAATATTCAAACATAACCCTACTACCGGGGCACGTTCTAGTTCTGTGGTGCCTTTAGCATTTCCTATGATTGCTGGGGCAGGAACCATGACTTCGCTTTTGTCGCTAAAAGCGGCCTACCACGTTGAAAACATTATTGTAGGCATTCTGATTAACCTCGTTCTAGTTTATATAGTACTTAAGTCATCTTCTTGGTTAGAAAGAAAAATTAGTCCAGCCAGTATAGAAGTGTTACAAAAAGTATTTGGACTTATACTATTGGCCATTGCAATCAAACTTATCAAAGCCAATCTCCTTTTATGA
- the yidC gene encoding membrane protein insertase YidC, translating into MEKFDKNYIIGFVLLFLMYGSYMYFYPAVPKELPVSETTQEVQNTNSATNTTANTPVVLDSAAAQAQYGSFASAVNGEAKDIVLENTELIVTISSKGGVVKEVALKNHKTYDDFNNGIDAPMVIIDENNSDIDLEIKTPSGIVNLSDLYFTVSSQSSNSAVLELKLADGKSVKHAYSLPETGYLLDYDLSFDGTAGLINNEAVSFKWENKLKRLENDLEENRKAAQVNYYETDGDFEDIGLNSTSDEIEQAESPISWFSFKQKYFTSGFVSKNEGLDNLSISLLTPKNDTTIVKDATISALIPISALTSGKGNFRYYFGPNTSKDLNTVAEGFSQNLYLGYDIIKPINKYVFVPLFNWLEQFFSNYGFLIIVVVLIIKFTLTPLLYKSYTSSAKMKILAPEIAEIKERVGDDSVKVQQETMKLYQQVGVSPLSGCIPMLLQMPILMSVFFLFPNMEMFRQKGFLWAKDLSTYDAPLSWATDLPVIGNHLSLFVVLMTISSLAFTYYNNQITPAQPGPVDMKKISYIFPLVFFFVLNSFPAALSFYYLVSNLVTIAQQLTVKRFIDEDKIKAVLEENKKNYATKPPKKKNKFANYMQKQLQAQEEANKVKAQELKKRKNKGK; encoded by the coding sequence ATGGAAAAATTCGATAAAAATTATATTATAGGTTTTGTATTGCTGTTTTTGATGTACGGTTCGTACATGTATTTCTACCCAGCGGTACCAAAAGAGCTTCCAGTTTCTGAAACTACACAAGAAGTTCAAAACACTAACTCCGCCACCAATACTACGGCAAATACTCCTGTAGTTTTAGACTCTGCTGCTGCACAAGCACAGTATGGTAGTTTTGCTTCTGCTGTTAATGGTGAGGCCAAAGACATCGTTTTAGAAAACACTGAACTTATAGTGACTATCAGTTCAAAAGGTGGTGTAGTTAAAGAGGTCGCTCTTAAGAATCATAAAACTTATGATGATTTCAATAATGGCATAGATGCTCCAATGGTCATCATTGATGAAAACAACTCAGACATCGACCTTGAAATAAAAACACCTTCAGGAATTGTCAATCTTTCAGATTTATACTTCACAGTAAGTAGCCAATCTTCTAACTCTGCAGTTCTTGAACTGAAATTAGCTGACGGAAAATCTGTAAAGCATGCTTACAGTCTTCCTGAAACAGGCTATCTTCTAGATTATGACCTTTCTTTTGATGGAACGGCTGGCTTAATTAATAATGAAGCGGTTTCTTTCAAATGGGAAAACAAGCTTAAAAGACTTGAGAATGACTTAGAAGAGAACAGAAAAGCAGCTCAGGTTAATTATTACGAAACTGACGGAGACTTTGAAGACATTGGCTTAAACAGCACAAGTGACGAAATAGAGCAAGCCGAAAGCCCAATTAGTTGGTTTTCTTTCAAACAGAAATATTTCACTAGTGGTTTTGTCAGTAAAAATGAAGGACTTGACAATCTTAGCATAAGTCTTCTTACTCCTAAAAACGATACTACCATTGTTAAAGATGCCACCATTTCCGCTTTAATTCCTATTTCTGCTCTTACTTCAGGAAAAGGAAATTTCAGGTATTACTTCGGACCTAATACGTCTAAAGACTTAAACACAGTAGCTGAAGGCTTTTCACAAAACCTTTATTTAGGTTACGATATTATCAAGCCTATTAACAAATACGTTTTTGTTCCTCTATTTAACTGGTTAGAGCAGTTCTTCAGCAATTATGGTTTCCTAATCATAGTGGTGGTTTTGATAATTAAATTCACGCTAACACCTCTTTTGTATAAGTCTTACACTAGTTCTGCCAAAATGAAAATATTGGCTCCTGAAATAGCAGAGATAAAAGAGAGAGTTGGTGATGACTCTGTAAAGGTTCAGCAAGAAACTATGAAATTATACCAACAAGTAGGCGTGAGTCCGCTTAGTGGTTGTATTCCTATGCTACTGCAAATGCCAATCTTGATGTCGGTTTTCTTCTTGTTTCCAAATATGGAAATGTTCCGTCAGAAAGGTTTCCTATGGGCAAAAGACCTTTCTACTTATGATGCTCCACTTAGTTGGGCTACAGATTTACCTGTAATTGGAAATCACTTAAGCCTTTTTGTGGTTTTAATGACCATCTCCAGTTTAGCTTTTACTTACTACAATAATCAGATTACCCCTGCTCAGCCAGGTCCGGTAGATATGAAGAAAATTTCTTATATCTTCCCATTGGTATTCTTCTTTGTACTGAATAGTTTCCCTGCTGCATTGAGTTTTTACTACTTAGTATCTAACTTAGTTACTATTGCCCAGCAGCTTACCGTTAAAAGGTTTATTGACGAAGATAAAATCAAAGCTGTTTTAGAAGAAAACAAGAAAAACTACGCCACCAAGCCACCTAAGAAGAAAAATAAATTTGCAAATTACATGCAAAAACAACTTCAGGCTCAGGAAGAAGCAAACAAGGTAAAAGCTCAAGAACTTAAGAAGCGTAAAAATAAAGGCAAATAA
- a CDS encoding aminotransferase class V-fold PLP-dependent enzyme — translation MNFYPGPSKIYPSVKSFMSEAFDSGILEKNHRSDSFMEMLKETIDLFKTKMAIPSDYEVYFTSSATECWEIVAQSVLSGNVQFAYNGAFGKKWFKYTVTNPNPNIDKIVETINGIRGSRFFLDQELSEIQIAENYDCFCAVQSETSNGSYINNENLRKLPSHFLKCFDVTSSLGGYAIDFSAGDVFLASVQKCLGLPSGMGVMVVSPKAIEAAIKLNERNHYNSFLFIRENFQKFQTHYTPNILNIFLLNRILKEVENIEVVSSKLKARADDFIKHIESLEGINPLIKNILTQSPNVIAIEAEEKIITMIKSKAKQNEILLGNGYGEWKNNTFRVANFPAIPNKDYHQLKAFLSDTLSNAI, via the coding sequence ATGAATTTCTATCCAGGACCTTCCAAAATTTATCCTTCCGTTAAAAGCTTCATGTCTGAGGCTTTTGACTCTGGTATTTTAGAAAAAAATCACAGAAGTGATTCGTTTATGGAAATGCTAAAGGAAACCATTGATTTGTTTAAAACAAAAATGGCTATCCCTTCAGATTATGAAGTCTATTTTACCTCATCTGCCACCGAATGCTGGGAAATAGTAGCACAGTCGGTACTTTCTGGAAATGTTCAGTTTGCCTATAATGGAGCCTTTGGCAAAAAGTGGTTTAAATACACCGTTACTAATCCTAACCCAAACATTGACAAAATCGTTGAAACTATAAATGGAATTAGGGGCTCACGTTTTTTCTTAGACCAAGAGCTTTCAGAAATACAGATTGCCGAAAACTATGATTGTTTTTGTGCGGTGCAAAGTGAAACCTCAAATGGAAGCTATATCAATAATGAAAACTTAAGAAAACTTCCATCTCACTTTCTTAAATGTTTTGATGTTACCTCATCTCTTGGTGGCTATGCTATTGACTTTTCTGCTGGTGATGTTTTCTTGGCTTCTGTGCAGAAATGCCTTGGGCTTCCTTCTGGAATGGGCGTCATGGTAGTTTCACCAAAGGCAATAGAAGCGGCCATTAAGCTAAATGAAAGAAATCATTATAATAGCTTTCTTTTTATTAGAGAGAACTTCCAAAAATTTCAGACGCATTACACGCCAAATATTTTAAATATTTTCCTGCTTAACAGAATCCTAAAAGAAGTAGAAAATATAGAAGTAGTTTCTTCAAAGCTAAAAGCCCGTGCAGACGATTTCATTAAACACATTGAATCGCTAGAAGGAATTAACCCATTGATTAAAAACATACTAACACAGTCTCCAAATGTCATTGCTATTGAAGCTGAAGAAAAAATAATCACCATGATTAAATCTAAAGCCAAGCAAAATGAAATACTTTTGGGGAATGGTTACGGCGAATGGAAAAACAACACCTTTAGAGTGGCCAATTTTCCAGCTATTCCAAACAAAGATTATCATCAACTAAAAGCTTTTTTAAGCGACACTTTAAGTAATGCCATTTGA
- a CDS encoding ABC transporter substrate-binding protein gives MRYLVIGLLFMAQFTFAQKSDEEYLLEYKEAVQLYAGDDFSGAVQKLTPLSSQTYNNDVVPYALYYYSLASLKENKAYQSRGALRDLFSRFPDWDKIDEAYYLYGVVNFKDKFYSEGIPYLERITSKPLEKEAFALMQTDIPTIENVVLLKELNQKFPNQRIIAETLVARIQERRYNTKSDLELSDKLTNLFKIVPDVTNSSASKGGTNYERAFDDNTLDFGVLLPFALKDFDLKEATGENRYVYDLFMGMKLAVAKLTEEEIPVRLYGFDVDKTAESLEAYLKDKNFKKIDLIVGPLYGRPNKVAEAYSEKNKIFQVHPISNSRGLISDAGARFLLQSSNETQVEKCLDFVETLDRNKTVSIYHDGSRKDSLLAHIYAETAKTRGYKVIEEKRYFDKESISKNQKPGHVFITGDSQFGPRIIRALGQQKSDSTVIATDACFNMETATRDLLSKNLYLVYPQFIDGKKKAVSEFKRDYIAKMKMIPSYYSFLGYDMMLFYGRMLKDGKDIFRLNLDESPEMDDLLLSGFDYSDKSFENKVVPIVKYNRGRFEIVNNND, from the coding sequence ATGCGATATCTAGTAATTGGTTTACTATTCATGGCACAGTTTACCTTCGCTCAAAAGTCTGATGAAGAGTATCTGCTAGAATATAAAGAAGCTGTTCAACTTTATGCAGGCGACGATTTTAGCGGTGCTGTGCAAAAACTTACGCCCTTATCTTCTCAAACCTACAATAATGATGTGGTGCCCTATGCACTGTATTATTATTCTTTGGCATCGCTAAAAGAGAATAAGGCTTATCAATCTAGGGGAGCATTAAGAGACCTTTTCTCTAGATTTCCTGATTGGGATAAAATAGATGAAGCCTATTATCTTTATGGGGTTGTTAACTTTAAAGACAAGTTCTACAGTGAGGGAATTCCTTACTTAGAAAGGATTACCTCTAAACCTTTGGAGAAAGAGGCTTTTGCTTTAATGCAAACCGATATTCCAACCATTGAAAATGTAGTTTTATTGAAGGAATTGAATCAAAAATTCCCAAATCAAAGAATTATTGCGGAAACATTAGTTGCCAGAATCCAAGAAAGAAGATACAATACCAAATCGGATTTAGAACTTTCTGACAAACTCACTAATCTTTTCAAAATTGTTCCAGATGTCACAAATAGTTCTGCCTCTAAAGGTGGAACTAACTACGAAAGAGCTTTTGATGATAATACTTTAGATTTTGGTGTTTTGCTACCATTCGCCTTAAAAGACTTTGATTTAAAAGAAGCGACCGGTGAAAATAGATATGTTTATGATTTATTCATGGGCATGAAGTTAGCCGTTGCCAAACTTACCGAAGAAGAAATACCAGTAAGGTTATATGGCTTTGACGTTGATAAAACGGCAGAAAGCTTAGAAGCTTACCTTAAAGACAAAAATTTCAAGAAAATTGACCTGATCGTTGGACCTCTTTATGGCAGACCGAATAAAGTAGCCGAAGCATATTCAGAGAAAAATAAAATTTTTCAGGTACATCCTATTTCTAACAGCAGAGGCTTAATATCTGATGCCGGAGCAAGGTTTTTACTACAGTCGTCAAATGAGACTCAAGTAGAAAAGTGCCTAGATTTTGTAGAAACATTAGATAGGAACAAGACAGTAAGTATATACCACGACGGTTCTAGGAAAGATTCACTTCTTGCACACATATACGCTGAAACTGCCAAGACTAGGGGGTATAAAGTGATTGAAGAGAAAAGGTATTTTGATAAGGAATCCATTTCAAAAAATCAAAAGCCAGGACATGTCTTTATAACTGGCGATTCACAATTTGGTCCTCGAATTATTAGAGCATTAGGGCAGCAGAAATCTGATTCTACAGTGATTGCCACTGATGCTTGTTTTAATATGGAAACGGCCACCAGAGACTTACTCTCTAAGAATCTTTATTTAGTCTATCCGCAATTTATAGATGGCAAGAAAAAAGCGGTAAGCGAATTCAAGAGGGACTACATTGCCAAAATGAAAATGATACCTTCTTATTATTCCTTTTTGGGATATGACATGATGCTATTTTATGGTAGAATGTTGAAAGATGGTAAGGACATTTTCAGGCTCAATCTTGACGAAAGTCCAGAAATGGATGACCTACTACTTTCTGGATTTGACTACTCTGACAAGAGTTTTGAAAACAAAGTAGTGCCAATAGTTAAGTACAACAGAGGACGATTTGAAATTGTAAATAACAATGATTAG
- the hslV gene encoding ATP-dependent protease subunit HslV, with translation MTKIRSTTVLGMIHNGKVALGADGQATMGNTVAKSNVKKVRKLADGKILAGFAGSTADAFTLIEKFEEKLGAYGGNMKRAAIELAKDWRTDRYLRKLEAMMIVANKDEMLIISGTGDVLEPDNQIASIGSGSMYAQSAAIAIKKHAQHLTAKEMVEEGLHIAADICIYTNHNLVIETLD, from the coding sequence ATGACAAAGATAAGATCGACAACTGTACTAGGAATGATTCATAATGGCAAAGTAGCTTTAGGGGCAGACGGTCAGGCTACTATGGGGAATACGGTGGCTAAATCAAATGTGAAAAAGGTAAGGAAACTGGCTGATGGTAAGATATTAGCGGGTTTTGCAGGAAGTACTGCTGATGCCTTTACGTTGATAGAGAAGTTTGAAGAAAAGCTGGGAGCCTACGGCGGAAATATGAAGAGAGCAGCCATAGAATTGGCAAAGGATTGGCGTACAGATAGGTATTTAAGAAAACTGGAAGCCATGATGATAGTGGCTAATAAGGATGAGATGCTAATAATATCTGGAACAGGTGACGTACTAGAGCCAGATAACCAAATAGCGTCAATAGGGTCGGGGAGTATGTATGCTCAGTCGGCGGCTATTGCCATTAAAAAACATGCTCAACATCTTACTGCCAAAGAGATGGTGGAAGAGGGTTTACATATAGCAGCGGATATTTGTATTTATACTAATCATAATTTAGTGATAGAAACGCTAGACTAA
- a CDS encoding SDR family NAD(P)-dependent oxidoreductase, translated as MSFKNKTLIITGAAQGIGFEIAKQLASKEVNIVFNDMDEDLGLSAQKILQDLGNSRFVPGDAGDLNIIKKLIDTAISEFGSVDFVIANAGITTSCPFLEYTKEKLDQLLHTNIQGTFFIAQQAAKQMLQQNTGGRIIMLSSTTGIQPHDELEAYGMTKAAIAFLAKSLGTKLAPHGITVNAISPGATVTERTVSVEGYEEGWAKLIPTRKVSKTSDIAATALFLLSDGAGQLTGQNLAVDGGWLNVGPMPNAI; from the coding sequence ATGTCATTCAAAAACAAAACATTGATAATAACCGGTGCTGCTCAGGGCATTGGATTTGAAATTGCCAAACAATTAGCTTCTAAAGAAGTCAATATTGTGTTCAATGACATGGACGAGGATTTAGGGTTATCGGCTCAAAAGATATTACAAGACTTAGGAAATTCACGTTTTGTACCGGGTGATGCAGGAGATTTAAACATTATTAAAAAACTTATTGACACGGCTATTTCGGAATTTGGTTCTGTCGATTTTGTTATTGCGAATGCAGGAATAACCACTTCATGTCCCTTTTTGGAATACACCAAAGAGAAATTAGACCAACTGCTCCACACCAATATTCAAGGTACATTTTTTATAGCTCAGCAAGCTGCCAAACAAATGCTTCAACAAAATACTGGCGGGAGAATTATCATGCTCTCTAGCACCACAGGTATTCAGCCGCATGATGAATTAGAAGCTTACGGTATGACCAAAGCAGCTATCGCCTTCTTAGCGAAATCTTTGGGCACCAAGCTAGCTCCACATGGCATCACGGTAAATGCCATAAGCCCAGGAGCCACAGTAACGGAAAGAACAGTTTCGGTAGAAGGCTATGAAGAAGGCTGGGCCAAGCTTATTCCAACAAGAAAAGTCTCTAAAACCAGCGACATTGCCGCCACAGCTCTTTTCCTTTTATCTGATGGAGCAGGTCAATTAACTGGTCAAAACTTAGCTGTAGATGGAGGTTGGTTAAATGTAGGTCCTATGCCAAATGCTATATAA
- a CDS encoding AMP-binding protein: MIFRGQDGDLISTKPDQEYFKKVKAFIQAWENGQDHLEVKTSGSTGNPKNIRLSKEQIQASVNQTAEAFYLNQDCIFLCNLSIDFIAGKLMIIRALELGAELVVISPEGDFLENLGQYKYLLTRNMGKNFFAFVPMQLEKMLNNPQSAEILNTARATILGGAVVGERLLTKIQKIKTPVFATYGMTETVTHLAIKRLNGDKPDKYFKALPDTEIKLDVRGCLCAKNKSTDNKWIITNDLATLKKSNQFQLNGRIDGIINSGGVKLNLSEIETKIDKLGLITQPFFCFGIPDEILGQKLVLFVEDSSKDETLVKKLKRKLPKFEAPKQIVFVDLFTKTGSGKIDKIKTVDAYSISNK, from the coding sequence ATGATTTTCAGAGGACAAGACGGAGACTTAATAAGTACAAAACCAGACCAAGAATACTTCAAAAAAGTAAAAGCCTTTATTCAAGCTTGGGAAAATGGTCAAGATCATCTTGAGGTCAAAACCTCAGGCTCAACCGGAAATCCTAAAAATATTAGGCTATCTAAAGAGCAAATACAAGCATCTGTTAATCAGACCGCCGAAGCCTTTTATCTAAATCAAGATTGTATCTTCTTATGTAATCTTTCTATTGATTTCATTGCAGGGAAATTAATGATAATTAGGGCTTTAGAGCTAGGTGCAGAACTTGTGGTTATTTCGCCTGAAGGTGATTTCCTCGAAAACCTTGGTCAATATAAATATCTTTTGACAAGGAATATGGGCAAAAACTTCTTTGCCTTTGTACCTATGCAATTAGAGAAAATGTTAAACAATCCACAGTCGGCAGAGATTCTAAATACTGCCAGAGCCACAATTCTAGGTGGTGCCGTGGTTGGCGAAAGGCTATTGACCAAGATTCAGAAAATAAAAACGCCTGTTTTTGCTACCTATGGCATGACAGAAACCGTCACACATTTGGCTATAAAAAGGCTTAATGGAGATAAGCCAGATAAGTATTTCAAAGCTTTGCCAGATACAGAGATTAAATTAGACGTTCGAGGCTGCCTTTGTGCAAAAAATAAATCCACAGATAATAAGTGGATTATCACAAATGACTTAGCAACACTAAAGAAAAGTAATCAATTCCAACTTAATGGACGTATAGACGGAATCATCAATAGTGGTGGTGTCAAACTAAATTTGAGTGAAATTGAAACTAAAATTGACAAATTAGGCTTAATCACACAGCCATTCTTTTGTTTTGGTATTCCTGATGAAATTCTGGGCCAAAAACTAGTTTTGTTTGTAGAAGACTCATCAAAAGATGAAACACTAGTAAAAAAACTCAAAAGGAAATTACCTAAATTTGAAGCCCCAAAACAGATAGTTTTTGTTGATTTATTTACAAAAACGGGCTCAGGGAAAATAGATAAAATAAAAACTGTAGATGCATATTCAATTTCAAACAAGTGA
- the hemL gene encoding glutamate-1-semialdehyde 2,1-aminomutase, producing the protein MISKSSQLFNEAQKYIPGGVNSPVRAFKAVGGNPIFMEKAKGAYMYDVDGKKYIDLINSWGPMLLGHAFKPVEKRVQEVLTNSFSFGTPTSLEVEMAKIITELVPSVEKVRMVNSGTEATMSAIRLARGYTGRDKFIKFEGCYHGHGDSFLIAAGSGAITMGQPDSPGVTKGTAKDTLLAPFNNLEAVRTLVAANKNEIAAIILEPVVGNMGCVLPAEGFLEGLRKICDEEKIVLIFDEVMTGFRLALGGAQERYGVTPDMTTLGKIIGAGMPVGAYGGKQEIMDYVSPIGPVYQAGTLSGNPMAMAAGLTMLQHLKDTPAVYEQLEETSNLIVSGIQKDLNEMGLPYTMNHVGSMYSLFFTSEKVIDFDTAKTTNTELFGKYFRAMLDKGIYLSPSQYETVFISTALSTADINTILKASRKSLEEISK; encoded by the coding sequence ATGATTAGTAAAAGCAGTCAACTTTTTAACGAAGCCCAAAAATATATCCCAGGAGGTGTGAATTCACCTGTTAGAGCTTTTAAAGCTGTAGGTGGGAATCCAATATTCATGGAAAAGGCCAAAGGTGCCTATATGTATGATGTGGATGGAAAAAAATACATTGACCTCATTAATTCTTGGGGCCCTATGTTACTTGGTCATGCTTTTAAGCCAGTGGAAAAGAGAGTTCAAGAGGTATTAACAAACTCTTTTTCTTTTGGTACACCTACTTCTTTAGAGGTAGAAATGGCAAAAATAATAACGGAGCTGGTTCCTTCTGTAGAAAAAGTAAGAATGGTAAACTCTGGTACAGAGGCTACCATGTCTGCTATTAGATTAGCTAGAGGTTATACCGGACGAGATAAATTCATAAAATTTGAAGGTTGTTATCACGGTCATGGTGATTCTTTTTTAATAGCGGCCGGAAGCGGTGCTATTACTATGGGACAGCCAGATAGCCCTGGAGTAACTAAAGGCACTGCAAAAGATACACTTTTAGCTCCTTTTAACAATCTGGAAGCAGTAAGAACACTAGTGGCTGCCAATAAAAATGAAATAGCCGCCATTATTTTAGAGCCAGTAGTGGGCAACATGGGTTGTGTACTTCCTGCAGAAGGCTTTCTGGAAGGTTTAAGAAAAATCTGTGACGAAGAAAAGATTGTTTTAATCTTTGATGAAGTTATGACAGGCTTCAGATTGGCCTTAGGAGGTGCTCAAGAAAGATATGGCGTTACGCCAGACATGACCACACTGGGTAAAATTATAGGAGCTGGAATGCCCGTAGGAGCTTATGGTGGCAAGCAAGAGATAATGGACTATGTCAGTCCTATAGGACCAGTTTATCAAGCAGGAACATTATCGGGCAACCCTATGGCCATGGCTGCTGGTCTTACCATGTTACAGCATTTAAAAGATACTCCTGCAGTATATGAGCAACTAGAAGAAACTAGCAACCTTATAGTATCAGGTATCCAAAAAGATTTAAACGAAATGGGACTACCATACACCATGAACCACGTAGGTTCTATGTATAGCTTGTTCTTTACTTCAGAGAAGGTCATAGATTTTGACACAGCCAAAACGACCAACACGGAGCTATTCGGGAAATATTTCAGAGCGATGCTTGATAAAGGTATTTACTTATCTCCTTCGCAATATGAAACTGTATTCATATCTACGGCTCTAAGCACCGCTGATATCAATACCATTTTAAAAGCAAGCAGAAAAAGTTTAGAAGAAATCTCAAAATAA